The proteins below come from a single Diceros bicornis minor isolate mBicDic1 chromosome 3, mDicBic1.mat.cur, whole genome shotgun sequence genomic window:
- the FZD1 gene encoding frizzled-1 — MAEEEALKKSRAAGGGASWELCAGALQAGPVAEGIRDAGSRRRPPADSWRLARRLLLLLWLLEAPLLLGVRAQAAGQGPGPGQQPPPPPPQQQQSGQQYNGERGISIPDHGYCQPISIPLCTDIAYNQTIMPNLLGHTNQEDAGLEVHQFYPLVKVQCSAELKFFLCSMYAPVCTVLEQALPPCRSLCERARQGCEALMNKFGFQWPDTLKCEKFPVHGAGELCVGQNTSDKGTPTPSLLPEFWTSNPQHGGGGHRGGGFPGGAGASERGKFSCPRALKVPSYLNYHFLGEKDCGAPCEPTKVYGLMYFGPEELRFSRTWIGIWSVLCCASTLFTVLTYLVDMRRFSYPERPIIFLSGCYTAVAVAYIAGFLLEDRVVCNDKFAEDGARTVAQGTKKEGCTILFMMLYFFSMASSIWWVILSLTWFLAAGMKWGHEAIEANSQYFHLAAWAVPAIKTITILALGQVDGDVLSGVCFVGLNNVDALRGFVLAPLFVYLFIGTSFLLAGFVSLFRIRTIMKHDGTKTEKLEKLMVRIGVFSVLYTVPATIVIACYFYEQAFRDQWERSWVAQSCKSYAIPCPHLQAGGGAPPHPPMSPDFTVFMIKYLMTLIVGITSGFWIWSGKTLNSWRKFYTRLTNSKQGETTV; from the coding sequence ATGGCTGAGGAGGAGGCGCTTAAGAAGTCCCGGGCCGCCGGCGGCGGCGCGAGCTGGGAACTTTGTGCCGGGGCGCTCCAGGCCGGGCCGGTGGCGGAGGGGATCCGGGACGCGggcagccgccgccgccccccGGCTGACTCTTGGCGCTTGGCGCgccggctgctgctgctgctttggcTTCTGGAAGCTCCGCTGCTGCTGGGGGTCCGGGCGCAGGCGGCGGGCCAGGGGCCCGGGCCGGGGCAGCAGCCCCCACCGCCGCCGCCTCAGCAGCAGCAGAGCGGGCAGCAGTACAACGGCGAGCGGGGCATCTCCATCCCGGACCACGGCTACTGCCAGCCCATCTCCATCCCGCTGTGCACGGACATCGCGTACAACCAGACCATCATGCCCAACCTGCTGGGCCACACGAACCAGGAGGATGCGGGCCTCGAGGTGCACCAGTTCTACCCGCTGGTGAAGGTGCAGTGCTCGGCCGAGCTCAAGTTCTTCCTGTGCTCCATGTACGCGCCCGTGTGCACcgtgctggagcaggctctgccgcCCTGCCGCTCCCTATGCGAGCGCGCGCGCCAGGGCTGCGAGGCGCTCATGAACAAGTTCGGCTTCCAGTGGCCTGACACGCTCAAGTGCGAGAAGTTCCCCGTGCACGGCGCCGGCGAGCTGTGTGTGGGCCAGAACACGTCGGACAAGGGCACCCCGACGCCCTCGCTGCTGCCGGAGTTCTGGACCAGCAACCCCCAGCACGGCGGCGGGGGGCACCGCGGCGGCGGCTTCCCGGGAGGCGCCGGCGCTTCGGAGCGAGGCAAGTTCTCGTGCCCGCGCGCCCTCAAGGTGCCCTCCTACCTCAACTACCACTTTCTGGGGGAGAAGGACTGCGGCGCTCCCTGTGAGCCGACCAAGGTGTACGGGCTCATGTACTTTGGACCCGAGGAGCTACGCTTCTCGCGCACCTGGATCGGCATCTGGTCAGTGCTGTGCTGCGCCTCCACGCTCTTCACGGTGCTCACGTACTTGGTGGACATGCGGCGCTTCAGCTACCCGGAGCGGCCCATCATCTTCTTGTCAGGCTGCTACACGGCAGTGGCCGTGGCCTACATCGCCGGCTTCCTGCTGGAGGACCGGGTGGTGTGTAACGACAAGTTCGCCGAGGATGGGGCGCGCACAGTGGCACAGGGCACCAAGAAGGAGGGCTGCACCATCCTCTTCATGATGCTCTACTTCTTCAGCATGGCCAGCTCCATCTGGTGGGTGATCCTGTCGCTCACCTGGTTCCTGGCAGCCGGCATGAAGTGGGGCCACGAAGCCATCGAGGCTAACTCGCAGTATTTTCACCTGGCCGCCTGGGCCGTGCCGGCCATCAAGACCATCACCATCCTGGCGCTGGGCCAGGTGGACGGAGACGTGCTGAGTGGGGTGTGCTTCGTGGGGCTCAACAACGTGGACGCGCTGCGTGGCTTCGTGCTGGCGCCGCTCTTCGTGTACCTGTTCATCGGCACGTCTTTCCTGCTGGCCGGCTTCGTGTCGCTCTTCCGCATTCGCACCATCATGAAGCACGATGGCACCAAGACCGAGAAGCTGGAGAAGCTCATGGTGCGCATCGGCGTCTTCAGCGTGCTTTACACGGTGCCAGCCACTATCGTCATCGCCTGCTACTTCTACGAGCAGGCCTTCCGGGACCAGTGGGAGCGCAGCTGGGTGGCCCAGAGCTGCAAGAGCTACGCCATCCCCTGCCCGCATCTCCAGGCAGGCGGAGGCGCCCCGCCGCACCCGCCCATGAGCCCTGACTTCACAGTCTTCATGATCAAGTACCTTATGACGCTGATCGTGGGCATCACGTCAGGCTTCTGGATCTGGTCCGGCAAGACCCTCAACTCCTGGAGGAAGTTCTACACCAGGCTCACCAACAGCAAACAGGGGGAGACCACCGTCTGA